Part of the Aquimarina sp. MAR_2010_214 genome is shown below.
CCATAGTACTCTCGGGACTTGGATATGAAAGATACCTTACCGATCATTTGGCGTTATATGCCTATACAGGATTTACAATTATAAATAATATACGATTACGTAACGATAATCAGGAGGATATATTGACTATAAACGATCAAAATAGTTTATATCTTAGGGCAGGGTTGAAATTTAAGATATAAATTTAATAAAACATAAATCCGACACCAGCTGATAACACAGAATTGTGTATTTCTGAATCATCGATAATTTCTGAGAAACCATAACTATATCGAGCTTGTATAAAAAAACCATTTTTAAATTTATATTCTATACCAGAAACTAATTGAAAATCAAATCTGTTACTAGTATTTGTGTTTAAATCGAGTTGACTTCTTACTAGATCAATGCTAGCTTTTTCATGAACCTTGAATCCTAGTTGTAGACCTCCTTGTATATTAAAACCTTCAAATAAATAGGCTTTTGCCAAAACAGGTACTTGTATGTATCCTATTTTTAGAACTCCTTGCTTTGTCGTGGGTGATTGCTCAAATTCAAATCCTTGTCTTGAATAAACCGTTTCTATCTGGAATCCAAATTTTTCAGTAAGCATAGCCTCTATAGCAAATCCAACATAAAAATCGATTATAAACTCTGGGTTATCAATATTCTTAGCACTTACTGTCGCAAAGTTAACACCTCCTTTAAAACCCAATAATGCAGATTGTAAAGGGCGATCCTGGGCAAATGAATTTATACAAAACAAAATTGTGGCGATCAGAGGTAAAAGTATTTGTTTCATTTTATAATATCTATAGTTGATGCTTGAAGTTAATACCAATCTCACCGATTAGTTAACTCTAATCATATATTGTTTAACCCTTCTGAGATTCTGAACTACAAAAAAAGACCTACCAAATCGGTAGGTCTAATTATTTTTATAGTATGAAGTGGTTTAAATTTCCTAAAACATAAATCCAATACCAGTAGAGAATACTGAATTATGCGCATCAGTATCTTCAACTATCTCAGAAAACCCGTAAGTGTATCTTGCCTGAATAAAAAATCCATTAGTTAATTTAAACTCTGCTCCTGCGGCTAGTTGAAAATCAAAATCTTTGATTTGATCAGTGTTGAAATCACCACCATCTCCTGTAGGGTCAGTATCCACCTCTTCATTGATCTTAAAACCAAACTGTGGCCCTGCGTGTATGTTTAACCCTTCAATTAGATAAATTTTGGCCAGAATAGGAACTTGGATATAATCAATCTGAAATTCTGCCTTTGGAGTGAGTAGTGTTTCTTCAATATCAAATCCCTGCCCAGAATAAAATGCCTCTCCTTGTAAAGAAAACCTATCAGAGATAAAGCTTTCTGCAACCAAGCCTGCATAAAAACTGGTTCGAGATTTAGGACTTTCGAAATCATCACCTGTTATAGTAGTAAAGTTAACTCCTCCGCGAACTCCTAATTGTATTTGTTTGTCAGAATCCTGCGCTATGGTAGTAGCACTACATAAAATAATACTAAAAAATAGAATTGTTTTTTTCATCTTTTTTGAGTTTTGATTATAATTTTTGTTTATCCAAAATTACTTTTAACTCCTAGTATGAATTAACCCATTTAACACTGTTTTTGACTCATTAGGCAATAAAGATAAGGTTTAACAAGTTTTAAGAAATCGGGGAATACTTGCCTTAATTATAATAAAGGGCTAAAAAAACGTGCGATACCCTCGGATAGTTTTCGTTTTAATGATCTTTTTTTATAGGTTTCATAATTTAATAAAACACTCTCTTTACAATCAGCAATAAAGTCTGTGCAGATACTTTCTGCGATTTGGGAATCATAAATTAAAGCATTGGTTTCAAAATTATGCTCAAAACTTCGATGATCAAAATTTCCCGAACCCACCGATGCAATTTCACCATCCATAATAATTACTTTACTGTGCAAGAAATCATCTTTTTGTTGGTAGATTTCGATCCCTAAAAACAATAATTCTTCAAAAAATGATAGCATACTATATTTTGCTAACCAGGAGTCTGATTTTTTTGGCACTAATAATTTAATGTTTACTCCACTTAGTGCTGCTATTCTAAGGGCTTCTAGCATCGCATTGTTTGGAATAAAATAAGGGTTAGAAATATAAATGTATTCCTCTGCGAGATTAATCATCGTAATGTATTGCTGCATAATCGAGGGATGGTCTGCATCAGGTCCACCAGCTACAATCTGTACCACTACATCTCCTTGTTTTTCAATTTCGGGGAGGTAATTATTGGTTAGTAATAACTCTTCGTTACTTGCGAAATAATAATCTTTTATAAATACTCGATGTAGGCTATCTACGGCCGGACCATTTAAATACAAATGTGTATCATCCCAAATGCCTAGTTCTGATTTAGGGCTAATATATTTGTCCGAGATGTTAACACCTCCAGTAAAGCCAATTCTACCATCTATAATGATAATTTTTCTATGATTTCGATAATTTAAAGTAAATAAAAAACTTCCAAAATGTAATGGCATTATTGGATATACATTTGCCCCTATATCTTTAAGTTTTTTAATAGCTTTTTTACGAAGAGCGTAGCTACCTATGGCATCATATAGAATTCTTACTTCGACATTATTTTTTAGTTTTTCTTTTAATAGAGAGTATAGTTTATCAAATAATTCTCCTTCTTCAAAAATATAGTATTGTAGATGTATAAATTTCTCTGCTTTTTGTAAAGCTTCAAAAATAGTATCAAAAGTTTCCTTTCCATTCTGTAATACAACGACTTCATTTGCAGGTTGAGCAACAAAATTGGAGCTACTTCGTAATAATTTTGATAGTTTTTGGTTTTTCTTATTTTTAAAGTGAACCTGTTGCTCTTTTACAGATTTGCCTCGATACGTATTGTCATATAAACGTCTTCTTACGGTTTGTTTTAATTTGAAGAACTTTAACCTTCTGCGATTGATACCAAAAACAATGTATAACACTATCCCAATAAAAGGGAAGATAAGGACAATTAGAAGCCAGCTTAATGATTTGATAGGTCTTGAACCGTAAAGAATGATGTGTAAAATTGATAGTATAGTTAGAATACAATATAGGCTAATTATAATGATCATATTGATTTTTCTTTAAGGTGAATTGAATTTTACGTCTAATTCTGAATAAGTTACTGTTTGTATTGGATTACTAAAACTAAATGTAATAATATAATTTTATTAAAAGTAAAAATTAATAAGTTAAGGGGGGCATTTAAACATAGAAGTGATTTAAACTTTTTTCAATTCGCTATAAAAATGCTCTTTTTTACTCAATTTTTGTCTTTTTCTTACTTCGTAGCGCTGCTATGAAGTGCAATCCCGAGTACTCGGGACAATTGACCAAAAAACAACTATTTTTCGCCAGAATCAAAAAAGTTTATACCACTTCATATAAAATCATTCTAGTTTACAACCGGAACAGGTTAATAGGTGTTTTTTTCAAATATGATTGATTTAGTGAAGAAAGATTTAGTATCAATTAATACTTCTTAAAACAATTTGACTAACGCACAATTTGTGAGAAACCTAGATTTTTAAATTCTGAATTGATTCAAAAGAGTTTCTAAACTAAAAAAAATAATACTATAAAACTTGAATTGAGAGAAATGATTGGTTAATAAATATGGGTTATTAATATTTAGAGAAGATTATCTTTATCTGAAACATTTTCTTCAGGAATTTCGTTGAAAAATATAGTCGGATTTGAGTTTTCTATAGAATTATTATTTAAAATAAAAGTTCCTCTTGATCCATCAATGGTTTTTAGAACAAATAATATAGAGGTGTTTTCAGGATTTTTAGCACCTTCAAAGAGATATCTTGCGATTACAAATACTTCATTTGGTTTAAATTCTTTCGAATCTGAAACATCAATGAGTTTACCTTGATCTAATATGTAGTCTGAAGTATAACCTTTCCTTTTGTAAATTTCTAAGTATTTATTTTCGTTGGCACCAAAATTTGATTCCATTAATCTATAATTTATGATCTTAAAAATGGCAATAAAGTAAAAGTGCATTAAGAAAAAAAGAAAAATATAACAAGTGTTGCTACTTTTCTATATTTAGTTTTATAAAAACGCTTTTTTTAAATCTTAACATAGCTAAGAATCTATTAGTGATTTAGTGCAAACAGGTAATTACTTACGAATTACCTGTTTGTAAAACTGTTTTTACCTTATTATGATTAATTGTCATCCGTTGCATCTTCGACAGCATCTTTAACTTCTTCTGCTCCATCTTCTACTGCATCACCCACTTCTTCTACTGCATCTTCTACTTTTTCTCCGGTAGTTTTCTTTTCTCTACAACTTATTGTAGTTGCAGCTATTATACAAATTGCTGCAAATGATAATAATACTTTTTTCATGATGTTTATTTATAATTTGTTATGCTTTGAATCTTTTACCAAATATGAGAGATAAAATAAATAGTACTATAAATATGAAAAATAAAATTTTAGCAATACTGGCAGCTCCTGCTGCAATACCACCAAAACCAAATACTCCTGCAACAATAGCTAGAATAACAAAGATAATAGTGTAACGTAACATAATGATTGTTTTTAATTAGTAATGGCTCTATGTTTAAGAGCGATTTGATTATCAAATCTTTACAATGTAAATTTCTTAAAATACTAATTAGTCTATTAACTGTATCACTAAGATTGTTAACTCCATTACAGCATATCATGTGTTTTTTGTCTGAATTGATTAAATTAGAACTACCTTTATAAAAAATGCCAAACAATACTTAAAATAAATGAAGAAAAAAATCAAAGTACAGGATTGTCTTGTGAAAAATGTAGTTATTGATTTGGCTAATAGTCTAGGTATAGATTATGAAAATTCTAACCACGAATATTGTGTAAGACTACCAGAGGAATATGGTTCGGGATATATGAAATCTTATCAGTTTGATTTTGGAGTTGGTATTGTCGAAACGGATTATTTGCTAAAAAAAGAGTTTAATTATCAATTGGAGAAAGGAATTATTCATCCTTTAAAAATTATGTTCAATCGGGAATCTGGTTTTTATCATAAGTTTGAAAATAACGAAGAATTTCACGAGGTGCGTAGGCTTGAGAATGTAATGATTTCTAGTACTTCTAAAAACAATCACGTTTTTAAAACTCCAGCTAATACCCCTATTTGTATTTTTAGTATTGAAATCAATAGAAAACTATTTGAAGAAAAAATAGAGTTATTTTTACCTAATATGAATGAGGATCTTATTGAATTGTTCAGAGATGTAAATGGGATCAATCAATTTTACTATAAGAATTATTATAGTCTTGAGATTTCTAAATTTATTTCAGAATTCACAGAATGTGAGTTGACTGGTTTTATGCGGCAAGTATACCTCGAAGGTAAGGCTTATGAGATATTAACTCATCAACTACAACAGTACCTTGATGACCTTAACGAACCAGATAAAAGATTGATTCTACGGCAAGCTACTATTGAGAGTATAGAAGATGCTGTATCTATAATTAGAGAAGAGATTGACAGTATTGGTAATATAGTAGATATTGCAAAACGCGTGGGGCTGAATCAAAACACATTGCAAAATGGCTTTAAACAACTCTATAAAACATCGGTAAATGAATATATTAAAAACTATAGAATAGATACCGCTAAGGACTTACTTGAATCTTCGAACCTTAACATTACCGAGATTACTTACAAAGTAGGGATCAACTCCAGAAGTTATTTTACTAAATTATTTAAGAAACGTTTTGGAGTTACTCCAAAACAATACTTAAATCAAGTACGAAATAAAAAAAATAATACCAGATCAGCATAAAACGGTTAAGGTTAATAAAATATTTAATAGAATTCTTTTTATCTGTAGAATTTCACTATTTAAAAAATATTAAACTAATCAAAAGTGTTATTATATGTTTCAAAATTGTTAATCTGTTTACTCTAAATCTAATTCCTTTGCTCAAAACAAAAAATACGGCAAAGAATTTAGAAACAGAATGCAAAAAATTGAGATACATAGCATAGATGGTGCAGAGATTTTAGAACAATTAAATATTCATTTGAAAGGTGAATTAACCGATCAATGGGGAGAATATGTTTTAGAGTTTGATAATGAACTAGGAAAAGGAATTGTACGCAGTATTGCCTTTGATTGGGGAGTTTCTTTGGTTGACTATGATGTTAGTTTTGTTCAAGATACTAAAATTGTATTCACTATTGAAAAATCCAATCCCATAGAATTCATTTTTATATCTGAAGGTAAACTCGATTATACGAATAATACAGGGGAAAAACCATATACTTTTGAACGCTATCAAAATATAATAATATCTACTAATAAATTCTCTAAAGAGACTTATGTTTTTTCAAAAACCACAGCTATCAAGGTTAATTTTATTTATGTCTTACCAGGTGAGTATACCAAAAAAAAGAATAATAATTTATCATATCTAAGCAAGAGTTTATTTTCTGCTTTTAAGGAAGAAAATGAAATATCACCATATAAACATTATGGTAATTATAATCTAAAGATAGCCGATCAAGTTAAACAATTACAGGAAAGTTATGAAAGTGGTATTGTACGTACACTTTCGATCGAGGGGCAACTCAATTTGATTTTAGCAATGCAGATGCTGGAACATAATAACTATGAAAATGGTTTAGCATTGCCAGAGTCACTTTCAAAAGAAGATATCAAAAAGATTCATAACTTATCAGGATATATTATTGATAACATATCAGAATCATTATCAGTACAATCTTTGGCAACAAAAGTAAGTTTGAGCCCTAAGAAATTACAGCTTGGATTTAGAGTTCTATATTCTAAATCGGTAAATGAATACATAAGGCAATTAAAACTAGAAATATCTAGAGACTTCATAAAAAATACTGATGATTCTATTTCTGAAATAGTATATAATATAGGTTTTAAAAGCAGAAGTTACTTCTCTAAGATTTTTTTTGCACGATATGGAATTCTACCCACAGATTACAGAAAGAAGATCAAAACAAAGTAATGACGTCAATAAATTACTTTTTTAGGTTAAAATATATCTGTTTTTTTATTTTAATTCGCTTAAAACCATAGGTGTATATTGCTATGGGTTTTGACTAAAAGATAAAATTACCCCAATCTTAATCAGAACTATATAAATGCAGGACAAAAAGGCAATTGTTAATCTTAGGTGTAAATCAAATTTACCTACAGAAGAAATTTGTAAACTATTAGATAGGCGAAAACACCTATTGAAAAATACAAAAGGGTTAATTTCATTATTTTGTTATATTAACGAGGAAACCAATACTATTGGAGGAACTTATATTTTTAAAAATATGAAATTAGCACAACAATATCTTGAACAGTTTTTAACCGAAGGTTTTGGTCCAAAATATGGAATAATTCCGATGACATTAAA
Proteins encoded:
- a CDS encoding AraC family transcriptional regulator, which gives rise to MQKIEIHSIDGAEILEQLNIHLKGELTDQWGEYVLEFDNELGKGIVRSIAFDWGVSLVDYDVSFVQDTKIVFTIEKSNPIEFIFISEGKLDYTNNTGEKPYTFERYQNIIISTNKFSKETYVFSKTTAIKVNFIYVLPGEYTKKKNNNLSYLSKSLFSAFKEENEISPYKHYGNYNLKIADQVKQLQESYESGIVRTLSIEGQLNLILAMQMLEHNNYENGLALPESLSKEDIKKIHNLSGYIIDNISESLSVQSLATKVSLSPKKLQLGFRVLYSKSVNEYIRQLKLEISRDFIKNTDDSISEIVYNIGFKSRSYFSKIFFARYGILPTDYRKKIKTK
- a CDS encoding porin family protein, with product MKKTILFFSIILCSATTIAQDSDKQIQLGVRGGVNFTTITGDDFESPKSRTSFYAGLVAESFISDRFSLQGEAFYSGQGFDIEETLLTPKAEFQIDYIQVPILAKIYLIEGLNIHAGPQFGFKINEEVDTDPTGDGGDFNTDQIKDFDFQLAAGAEFKLTNGFFIQARYTYGFSEIVEDTDAHNSVFSTGIGFMF
- a CDS encoding AraC family transcriptional regulator, which translates into the protein MKKKIKVQDCLVKNVVIDLANSLGIDYENSNHEYCVRLPEEYGSGYMKSYQFDFGVGIVETDYLLKKEFNYQLEKGIIHPLKIMFNRESGFYHKFENNEEFHEVRRLENVMISSTSKNNHVFKTPANTPICIFSIEINRKLFEEKIELFLPNMNEDLIELFRDVNGINQFYYKNYYSLEISKFISEFTECELTGFMRQVYLEGKAYEILTHQLQQYLDDLNEPDKRLILRQATIESIEDAVSIIREEIDSIGNIVDIAKRVGLNQNTLQNGFKQLYKTSVNEYIKNYRIDTAKDLLESSNLNITEITYKVGINSRSYFTKLFKKRFGVTPKQYLNQVRNKKNNTRSA
- a CDS encoding YdhR family protein, which codes for MQDKKAIVNLRCKSNLPTEEICKLLDRRKHLLKNTKGLISLFCYINEETNTIGGTYIFKNMKLAQQYLEQFLTEGFGPKYGIIPMTLKIDIGCLKDEIQGGNTE
- the cls gene encoding cardiolipin synthase is translated as MIIIISLYCILTILSILHIILYGSRPIKSLSWLLIVLIFPFIGIVLYIVFGINRRRLKFFKLKQTVRRRLYDNTYRGKSVKEQQVHFKNKKNQKLSKLLRSSSNFVAQPANEVVVLQNGKETFDTIFEALQKAEKFIHLQYYIFEEGELFDKLYSLLKEKLKNNVEVRILYDAIGSYALRKKAIKKLKDIGANVYPIMPLHFGSFLFTLNYRNHRKIIIIDGRIGFTGGVNISDKYISPKSELGIWDDTHLYLNGPAVDSLHRVFIKDYYFASNEELLLTNNYLPEIEKQGDVVVQIVAGGPDADHPSIMQQYITMINLAEEYIYISNPYFIPNNAMLEALRIAALSGVNIKLLVPKKSDSWLAKYSMLSFFEELLFLGIEIYQQKDDFLHSKVIIMDGEIASVGSGNFDHRSFEHNFETNALIYDSQIAESICTDFIADCKESVLLNYETYKKRSLKRKLSEGIARFFSPLL
- a CDS encoding DUF1328 domain-containing protein produces the protein MLRYTIIFVILAIVAGVFGFGGIAAGAASIAKILFFIFIVLFILSLIFGKRFKA
- a CDS encoding porin family protein; the protein is MKQILLPLIATILFCINSFAQDRPLQSALLGFKGGVNFATVSAKNIDNPEFIIDFYVGFAIEAMLTEKFGFQIETVYSRQGFEFEQSPTTKQGVLKIGYIQVPVLAKAYLFEGFNIQGGLQLGFKVHEKASIDLVRSQLDLNTNTSNRFDFQLVSGIEYKFKNGFFIQARYSYGFSEIIDDSEIHNSVLSAGVGFMFY